From the Finegoldia magna ATCC 29328 genome, the window GTTATTCCACATCAAATTCACCTTTTTGAATTAGATAAAATATTGGAAAACTTAGCCAAAAACTACCCTAGCTTTAATAATAAGAAGGAAGAATTTACAAAAATAGAAAAGATCAGAAAAACATTTACATTTAGGATTCCATATTATGTTGGACCATTAAATGATTATCACAAAAACAATGGCGGAAATGCTTGGATATTCAGAAATAAAGGCGAAAAAATAAGACCATGGAATTTTGAAAAAATAGTTGATCTTCATAAAAGTGAAGAAGAATTTATCAAAAGAATGCTAAATCAATGCACTTATCTTCCAGAAGAGACAGTTCTTCCTAAATCTTCTATTCTTTATTCAGAATATATGGTGCTAAATGAATTGAATAATTTGAGGATTAATGGAAAGCCACTAGATACCGATGTTAAGTTGAAATTAATTGAAGAATTATTCAAGAAAAAGACAAAAGTCACTCTCAAATCGATCAGAGATTATATGGTAAGGAATAACTTTGCAGATAAAGAAGACTTTGATAATTCAGAGAAAAACTTGGAAATAGCATCCAATATGAAATCATATATTGATTTTAACAATATATTAGAAGACAAGTTTGACGTAGAAATGGTGGAAGATCTCATTGAGAAAATTACAATTCATACGGGAAATAAGAAACTTTTGAAAAAATACATCGAGGAAACTTATCCCGATTTATCAAGTTCTCAAATTCAAAAAATTATCAACCTTAAATACAAAGATTGGGGAAGATTATCAAGAAAATTATTAGACGGAATAAAAGGAACAAAAAAAGAAACAGAAAAGACTGATACTGTAATTAATTTCTTGAGAAATTCAAGTGACAATTTGATGCAAATAATTGGAAGCCAAAATTACAGCTTTAATGAATATATTGATAAGTTAAGGAAAAAATATATTCCTCAAGAAATAAGTTATGAAGTGGTTGAAAATCTTTACGTATCTCCATCTGTAAAAAAGATGATATGGCAAGTTATAAGAGTTACAGAAGAAATCACAAAGGTTATGGGATATGACCCGGATAAAATCTTCATAGAAATGGCAAAATCTGAAGAGGAAAAAAAGACGACAATTTCTAGAAAAAATAAATTACTAGACCTATATAAGGCGATAAAAAAAGATGAAAGAGATAGTCAATATGAAAAGCTATTAACAGGGTTGAATAAATTAGACGATAGCGATCTTAGAAGCAGAAAACTTTATCTTTACTACACTCAAATGGGTAGAGATATGTACACTGGCGAAAAGATTGACCTGGATAAATTATTCGATTCTACACACTACGATAAAGACCACATAATACCTCAAAGTATGAAAAAAGATGATTCGATAATAAACAACTTGGTATTAGTAAATAAAAATGCAAACCAAACCACAAAAGGCAACATATACCCTGTACCATCCAGTATAAGAAACAATCCAAAGATTTACAATTACTGGAAGTATTTGATGGAAAAAGAGTTCATCAGCAAAGAAAAATACAATAGATTAATAAGAAATACACCACTAACAAATGAAGAACTTGGCGGATTCATCAACAGACAACTTGTAGAAACAAGACAATCAACAAAAGCAATCAAAGAATTATTTGAAAAGTTCTACCAAAAATCAAAAATAATACCTGTAAAAGCAAGTCTTGCAAGTGATTTGAGAAAAGACATGAATACCCTTAAATCCAGAGAAGTAAATGACCTTCACCATGCTCACGATGCGTTTTTGAATATTGTAGCAGGAGATGTGTGGAATCGAGAGTTCACATCAAATCCAATAAATTATGTCAAAGAAAACAGAGAAGGTGACAAGGTAAAATATTCGTTAAGCAAAGATTTTACAAGACCTCGTAAATCCAAAGGAAAAGTTATCTGGACACCTGAAAAAGGTAGAAAATTGATTGTAGATACATTGAATAAACCATCAGTTCTAATCAGCAATGAAAGTCATGTAAAAAAAGGAGAGTTATTCAACGCTACCATTGCAGGGAAAAAGGATTACAAGAAAGGTAAAATATATCTTCCACTAAAAAAAGACGATAGATTACAAGATGTATCGAAATATGGAGGATATAAGGCTATAAATGGAGCGTTCTTTTTCTTGGTAGAGCATACTAAAAGCAAGAAAAGAATAAGAAGCATAGAATTATTTCCGTTACATTTGCTTAGTAAATTTTATGAAGATAAAAATACAGTATTAGATTATGCGATAAATGTATTGCAATTACAAGATCCAAAGATAATAATAGACAAAATTAATTATCGTACAGAAATAATTATAGATAATTTTAGTTATTTAATATCCACTAAATCGAATGATGGTAGTATAACTGTTAAACCAAATGAGCAAATGTATTGGAGAGTTGATGAAATTTCGAATTTGAAAAAAATAGAAAATAAATACAAAAAAGATGCCATATTAACAGAAGAGGATAGAAAAATTATGGAGAGTTATATTGATAAAATCTATCAACAATTCAAGGCAGGAAAATACAAGAATAGACGCACTACTGATACAATAATAGAAAAATATGAAATAATCGATCTAGACACTCTAGATAATAAACAATTATACCAATTACTGGTAGCTTTTATTTCACTTTCATATAAAACATCAAATAATGCAGTGGACTTTACTGTAATTGGACTAGGTACTGAATGTGGAAAGCCAAGAATTACGAATTTACCTGACAACACATATCTAGTATATAAATCAATAACAGGAATATATGAAAAGAGGATAAGAATAAAATAATGGGATGGAGAACAGTATTAATTTCAGGTCGAGCAAAGCTCGACTTGAAATTAAATAATCTAGTTATTAGAAAAGAAGAAATCGTAAAAATTCATATACCAGAAATTGCTGTGTTGATAATCGATTCAACAATGGTTTCATTTACAACAGCATTGATTGAGAAATTGATAGCAGAAAAAGTAAAAATAATTTTCTGCGGAAAGGATCATAACACAATTGGAGAAATTGTTAATTACTACAATAAACATAATTCTCCTCTAATGATTAGAAAGCAAATTTCATGGCAGAATAATTCTAAACAAAAGACGTGGAGAGAAATTACCAAAGAGAAAATCAATAGGCAAGCTTTGCTATTGAAATTTATAGGTAACGAAAATGCCAATCTTCTATTAGAATATAAATCACAAGTGCAGGATGGAGATGTTTCGAACAGGGAAGGTCACGCAGCAAAAGTATATTTCAATAGTCTTTTTGGCAAAGATTTTTCGAGAAGCCAAGATAATCCGACAAATGCGATGCTGAATTTCGGATATTCTATATTACTGTCAATATTCACACGAGAGATCACATCCTCGGGATACTTAACACAACTAGGGATATTTCACGAAAATCAATTCAATTACTACAATTTATCAAGCGATTTAATGGAACCGCTACGACCTATGATTGATAATATTGTATATTTTTATGAACCAGAGAAATTCGACAAAGAAGAAAAAATAGCAACATTAAAAATCATGGACGAAGAAGTTTTCATAGGAAAAACAAGGTATACATTGCTCAATGCAGTTAATGAGTATTGCAAGTCGGTGTTTTTAGCATTGGAGAAAGGAGAAGAACAATTAATTAAATTTATTGATTATGAGTTATAGATATATGAGAACAATTGTATTTTTTGATTTGCCAACAATATCACTGGATGATAAAAAAAGATACCGAGCTTTTAGAAAATTTTTGCTGTCAGAAGGGTTCATGATGTTACAAGAATCTGTTTATTGCAAACTATCATTGAATCAGACCAATGCAAATACATTAAAAGATAGAATAGAAAAGAACAAACCATCGATGGGAATAGTTCAAATACTTACAATAACCGAAAAACAATTTCAATCTATGGAATACATTGTTGGAGAGAACAAGTCTAGCATGTTGGATACGGATGAAGGATTGATAATACTATGAATATAAAATACGATCTATTAAATGAACCATTTTTTATAGACTATGGAGATATTTGCAACATAACAATTGAAAATAAATTAGAATATCGAAAAATAATAGAAAATATCTACAATCAGGAAACCATAGAATTATATGATGATGACGAGTTAATTACAAAACACAAAGTCATAGAAAACTCCGCTATTTTGGACTTTGATGACAAGAAAATCACTACGAAAATTATTAAAGATTTAATGGAAATTATCTCAGATGAAAAACATTACGAACAAAAAATAAATTTAAACTCATCGATTGTTAATTTTATTAACGACATTACACTAGATTATCCGTATATGCTAGAAATTGGTGATGAAATAAATTTTGAATCTTTATTAAAAGTAGTACCAATTAAACCAAGTGTAGACTACACAGATTTCCTGGATAAATTTGTTTCTTTTTTAGACATTTACCAAAATGTTTTGAAGATAGATGTATTCTACACAATAAACTTATTGCAGTATTTTACAGAAGAAGAGCTCAAAGAATTATCTGATTACATTAAAATTAAGAACATTTGCATAATAAATTATGATAATATATTAGTAGATAGCAATTACATTTCCAAAAAATTGCTGTTTGATAATGATTTATGCAGAGTTTTATAATTATCTATATAAAATTACCACTTTGATGGAGTGATTCTACCTCATGGATTTGAGGTTTGAGAATGATGTAATTTCATATAGGTATTAAACTTTATCCTCGTCAAACTCTTTTCCACACACGTTTGAGAATGATGTAATTTCATATAGGTATTAAACTATGGTGGAGATGAGGAGTATCGTACGAACGTTTGAGAATGATGTAATTTCATATAGGTATTAAACAGTACGAATTTGGATTTACTCCAAACGACGGTTTGAGAATGATGTAATTTCATATAGGTATTAAACGGATTAGGTGAACATACAATTACAGTTACTGTTTGAGAATGATGTAATTTCATATAGGTATTAAACTCAAACTTGATGAGGTCAAGGATTTGATTTGTTTGAGAATGATGTAATTTCATATAGGTATTAAACATTTCTACACGATTTGTTTCATCATTTGAAGTTTGAGAATGATGTAATTTCATATAGGTATTAAACTTGCTATTTTTGTTTTAATCTTTAGTTCCCGTTTGAGAATGATGTAATTTCATATAGGTATTAAACATACTGATTAATCTGAATGGTTTGAGTGATGTTTGAGAATGATGTAATTTCATATAGGTATTAAACATTGTTTACAAGCTCCCGAATATAAGCTTGGTTTGAGAATGATGTAATTTCATATAGGTATTAAACTGGTTATAAAAAACCGAAAGCAGAAGTGAAGTTTGAGAATGATGTAATTTCATATAGGTATTAAACTTTGATGACTACGAATTGCAAGCAGTGTATAGTTTGAGAATGATGTAATTTCATATAGGTATTAAACAATGATAATTTAAAAGAATACTTAATTTATAGTTTGAGAATGATGTAATTTCATATAGGTATTAAACGAGTAAAACATAAAAAGATTGAGTATGTTGGTTTGAGAATGATGTAATTTCATATAGGTATTAAACCTGAAAGTTTAGGATTGACGTTCGAGGACAGTTTGAGAATGATGTAATTTCATATAGGTATTAAACATCTTCGTCCACGCTTTCAACGTAACTCATGCTTAAGAATGATATAATTATAGCGATTAAGAGGTCAAAGAGGTGCTTTGTATGAATAACAAAAACGACATAGATAGAGTTCATGATGATGTTTTTAATAGCATAAAAATATTGATGGATAAGGCAAGAAATGAAGTTTTTCGTGAAGTCAATAATATTTTGGTGCAAACTTACTGGGAGATTGGACGCATTATCGTAGAAGATGAGCAAGGTCATTCAGAAAGAGCAGAGTATGGGAGAGAGCTTATAAATGACTTGTCAAGGCAACTTACAAAGGAGTATGGTAAAGGATTTTCTAAGTCTAACTTATTTAATATGAGAAACCTATATTTATCATATCCAATATTCCAGACACTGTCTGGAAAATTGACCTGGTCACATTATTGTGAACTCTTATTCATTAGCGATGAGAAAAAAAGAAGTTTTTATGAAAAAGAAAGTATCAACGCAAACTGGTCAGTAAGAGAACTTAAAAGGCAAATTAAAACATCGCTTTTTGAAAGACTGCTCTTATCATCAGGAGAAGAGAACAAAGAAAAAGTCCTAGACCTAGCCTTAAAGGGCAATGAAATAAACAAGCCAGCAGATCTTGTAAAAGACCCTTATGTATTTGAATTTTTAGGCTTACCAGAAGAAAAACCAATGATGGAAAGTGATTTAGAAAAAGCGCTGATAGACCATATTGAAAAATTCTTGCTAGAACTTGGCAAGGGTTTTATGTATGTAGGCAGTCAACAAAGGGTAACCCTAGGCAACACTCATTATTATGTGGATATGGTATTTTACAATAAAATTTTAAGGTCTTATGTCTTAATCGAACTAAAAACAACGAAACTCATGCCAGAAGCAGTAGGTCAAATCAATATGTATCTCAATTATTATAAATCAGAAGTTAATGATGAGATGGACAATGAACCGATAGGAATAATATTGTGTACTGATAAAGACGGGGTGCAAGCAGAATACGCATTAGGAAACTTGTCAAATAAAATATTCGCATCAAAATACACTTTGTATATCCCAAATAGAGAAGAGCTTGAAGAACAAGTTGAAAAAGTAATAGAAAAATACAAGGAAAAATAAAATATAAATTGGAGAAGTAGAGAAAAAAATCTACTTCTTTTTTTATCCACTTGTATTTTAACCTCCTTTATAATATAATTTTTAAAAAGGAGGGAGGAGTAGGCTCCCTTCCTTTAAAAGCTGTTACAAGCTATCACCTTGTAACTTGGATTTACGAAAGATTGAATTTTTATTTTAATAAATTTTCAATCTTTTTTATTGTGTTTTCAGATACGTTATCATCTTTTAAAATTTGTATTATTAGTTTTAATACTGCGTTAAATTGTTCGTTTGTCATTCCGCACATGATTTTCTCCTTTCTCAGGCTCATATTTTATTTTTTAACCTCTTTTATTTTCCACTTGATTTTTATCCATCCTTTGTAGTATAATTTTCACAAGCTAAAGGGGAGATAGGTTATAATAACCCCTATCCCAGTAATTTTATTATCAAGCCTAGAATCACGGCTATTAATCCAATAATTGCACTTATTAGATTAATTATATCGTCGGGTTTTAAGCTTGATTTTTTTACTTTTTTTATCCGAATTTTTACCACTTGACTTTTAAGTGTTTTTATTATATTTTATAGAATAGAAAGCAGCAGGTTTTAACCTGCTTGTCTATCTATTGCCCACGTTTGTGGGCGTTTTTGCTTTTTAGTATTACTTGAGTTTTTTCTTTAACTTATCCTTATAAGTTTGAGAATTATGTAATTTCACATATTTATAAAAAAAGCCCACAAATGTGGGCCATGATAAGATATTAAATTTTACACATCAATGTAGTCGCTATACACAGGATACAAGTTGTATTTCGCCAAGTCGCGTTCTACTTGGTCGACTGTTCGTGTGTCGTTGATCAAAAATTGTTCGTCGCCTTTATCTTTTTCATCGTTACGTCTTCCTATTCCCGTGTCGACGCTTGCGGAGATTTTGGTAGCTCCCATCAAGAGTGACAAGTTACGAAATTCGTTGGATTCTCTTGTTGAGATTGTGATTTGTGCGAATGGCAAGAAGATTCTGGTTGCGATTATAAATTGCATCAATTTTGTCTCAGGAACTTCTTTTATGTTCAAATCTTCTTCGTTTTTTGTTGGCCTGATTCGTGGAAATGATATGCTGATTTCTGCGTGTGGGTATTTTTTTTGCAGTAAATTTGCGTGCATTCCCAAGCAAAAACAGTCTTCAATTCCATTGGAAAGTCCGAACAACGCCCCGAATCCTACGCCACGAATTCCTCCCATGATTGCACGTTCTTGCGTGTCCAATCGATAAGGAAAGCAAGATTTGTGTCCAGTTGGGTGATAGAATTTGTAATTTGTTGGGTTGTATGTTTCTTGGAAAGCTGTGATGAAATCACATCCTGCTTCGTGAAGTTTCTTGTAATCTTCGACATTTGTAGGATAGACTTCAACGCCAACTACACGGAAATATTTCTTCGCCAATTTGACGGCATCACATATATAATCCACCGAGGAGTATTTTTGCGATTCACCTGTTAGAATCAAAACGTCTTCGATTTTTTCACGTCTCATTTGCTTCATTTCAGATTCTATTTCATCCATGGTAAGTTTCGCACGGACGATATCTGATTTCGCTCTAAATCCACAGTATTTGCAGCTATTCTCGCAATAATTTGCGATGTAAAGTGGGCTGAACAAATACACGTTGTTTCCGAAATATTGTAGTCTGAGTTTTTGCGCGATGTCTCCCAATTCTTCGATAAAATCAATTGCGCAATCACTCAACATATTGTAATAATCAAAATGGTCCAATGCTTCGTTGTTTTTGATTTTACCCAAAGTTCTTCTGACATCATCAGCTGTTACAGTTACGGATTTTACTTCATTTAATTTTTCAGATAATTTATCGTAAATGTCCGAATGAATGTCTTGCATATTGTTAAAATATTTGAAATCTTCCATTTGTCGCCTACTTAAAGAAATCTCTGAGTGGAGATGATGGGTCAGCACCCGTTTCCAACACTCTGCCCGGTTTTGCGATGTGAGCTAGTCTTCCTGCTTTGATTGCTAGTGCGAAAGCCTCTGCCATTTTGTTGATGTCGCCGCTTGTAGCGATGGCAGTGTTCGCCATGATTGCACTTGCACCCATTTCCATGGCTTCACACGCTTGCGATGGTTTGCCGATTCCTGCATCCACAATCACTGGCAAATCAATTTCGTTGATGATGATTTGGATGAAATCTCTCGTTGCAAGTCCCTTGTTGGATCCAATCGGAGATCCCAATGGCATGATGCAACTTGCACCAGCTTCTTTCAAATCTCTCGCAAAGTTCAAATCTGGATACATATATGGCATAACGACGAATCCTTCGTCCGCCAAAACTTTCGTAGCTTTCAACGTTTCTACGTTGTCTGGAAGTAAGTATTTGCTGTCACGCATGATTTCTATTTTTACGAAATTGCCGCAGCCCATTTCACGAGCAAGCCTTGCAATTCTAATCGCCTCGTCTGCGTTTCTCGCTCCAGAAGTGTTCGGAATTATCGTCACATTTTCTGGGATAAAGTTCAAAATATTTTTCGTATCGTCTGTATTTGCACGTCTAAGTGCCACAGTAATCATCTCGCAGCCTGCAGATTCCACGCAAGCTTTGATAAGGTTGGGATCGTACTTTCCAGATCCAAGAATAAATCTCGAGTCGAAAGATTTGCCACCCAAAATCAATTTATCTTCCATTATTTTCCTCCAATAACCAATTAAGTGCGATTATAGCTTGTGTGCTTGCAGCCATCATCACGTTTGGATAGTACAAGCCGATGTCTGTCTTCGTTTCAAAATCACCACAAACTACAATGTTGTTCATTTTTTTTATTTTCATATCTAATTTTTTCACGCCGCCAATTCCAGACACCGATATGAGCTTCTTGTCCGTTCCGATAAAATGCTCCAACACCAATGATTTTGCGTACTCATCATCTAACGCTTCCAGCACGATATCGTAGCCTTCAGTCATTTCGTCGATGTTGTCTTCTGCGATTTTGATGTTTTCGACAGAAATATTTGCAAATGGCAAAAAATCATCACAAATTTCCTTGAACGCATCGACCTTGTATTTGCCGACATCAGTTGGCCTGTAGATTTGTCTGTTCAAATTGGAATATTCGACCTTGTCGTAGTCCACTATTTTGATGGTGCCAATGCCTGATTTTGCGAGCATGAAACACAAATTTGTTCCCAAACCACCACATCCAAGGATCAGAATTTTAGATTTTCTGAAAATGTGTGTGTGCTCGGGGATTTGTCTTTTGAAAATATTCTCCATTTTAACCTCCTCCAACAAATGAAAACACCTCGATTTCGTCGTTATCAGTGACGATAAAATTATCGTAGTCAACTTTTTTGACGAGGTTTTTGTTAACTTCGCAAACCGTCAACTCCACATTAAAGTTCAAATCTTCCAATACTTTTCTCAAAGAAGAATTTTCTTCGAATGGATATTTGACAGAATTTACAGTAATCATAATTCACCCCCTAAAAAAAATAACACGAAGGAAACCTACACCCGCGGTGGTGTACCCCTTCGTGTTAAACACTCTGTGATTATTATAGCACATTAATTTGAATTTTCAAAAATTTATCCGAGAAATTTGTCACACAAATTTTCAAATTTGCCCAATCAATTTGATTATTAAAAAAGAATAAAGGGTATACAATTTACAGCGAAACAAAAGGAGGAGAATATGAAATTATATTACGCACCAGGTACATGCGCTGTTGCTTGTTGGATTGCATTGGAATGGGCAGGCGCAGATTACGAAGTAGAAAAGGTACAACTTGGAACAGATGAATACAGAAAAATCAATCCGTTGGGAGCAGTTCCAGCGCTTGATATCGGAGAAGGCATTGTGAGAGGCGAATTGGCAGCAATTCTTCGCTACGTTTTGCACAAATACCCCGAAAAAGATTTGGGAGCTGACGAATCTCCCGAAGACAAGTTCCAATTCGATGAAATCATGGCTTTTATGACTGGAGATTTTCATCCAGCATTTGAAGCGTTGTTCGTACCAGCTGGCTTGACAACATCAACTGACGAAGCAGAGATTGATAAAATCAAACAAAAATCATTTGAAACTATCGACAAAATGATGACTCATTTGGACCGTTTGATTGGAGACGGCGATCACGTTTACAAAAACAAGAAAACTGTGTTGGATGCGTATGTTTACGTTCTTACTCGCTGGAGCGAACTTACTCCAAAATCTTGGAAAGAATATCCAAATATCAATAGAGTTTCTGAGAAAATAGAAAAAGACAAAACTGTACAAGAGATCATGAAGAAATCACAAGAATAGAAAATTTTCGGTGTAGAATTATCTGCACCGATTTTTTATTTGTCCAAATACAGTGATATAATATAGATAATAAGTTTGTATAAAATTGGTTGATAATTAATGTCTGTTGAAAAATCAAAATGCGTAATTGTCAATTTTTCGGTATAAATCACATTAATAATTAATAACAAGGAGAAAATATGTATTCGAAAGTAAAAACGTGTTGTTTGGAAGGATTGAACGGATATGTCGTGGAATGCGAGTGCGACCTTGCGAATGGACTGCGTTCGTTTAACATCGTTGGCCTTCCTGATACTTCTATAAAAGAATCCAAGGAAAGAGTGCGCTCTGCGATTGAAAACACTGGAATCAGATTTCCAGTGAAACGTATCACGATTAATTTGGCGCCGGCAAATTTGAGAAAAGAAGGTTCCCAGCTAGACCTTGCGATTGCGATGGCGATTTTGCAATCAATGGGAGTGGTGGAAGATTTTTCAGAAAAATGGGCGTTCATCGGAGAACTATCATTGGACGGACGACTAAATCCAGTAAACGGATCGTTGTGCATGGTGTTGTCACTTAAAGATTTGGGATACGAACGAGTTT encodes:
- the cas9 gene encoding type II CRISPR RNA-guided endonuclease Cas9 (Cas9, originally named Csn1, is the large, multifunctional signature protein of type II CRISPR/Cas systems. It is well known even to general audiences because its RNA-guided endonuclease activity has made it a popular tool for custom editing of eukaryotic genomes.); amino-acid sequence: MKSEKKYYIGLDVGTNSVGWAVTDEFYNILRAKGKDLWGVRLFEKADTAANTRIFRSGRRRNDRKGMRLQILREIFEDEIKKVDKDFYDRLDESKFWAEDKKVSGKYSLFNDKNFSDKQYFEKFPTIFHLRKYLMEEHGKVDIRYYFLAINQMMKRRGHFLIDGQISHVTDDKPLKEQLILLINDLLKIELEEELMDSIFEILADVNEKRTDKKNNLKELIKGQDFNKQEGNILNSIFESIVTGKAKIKNIISDEDILEKIKEDNKEDFVLTGDSYEENLQYFEEVLQENITLFNTLKSTYDFLILQSILKGKSTLSDAQVERYDEHKKDLEILKKVIKKYDEDGKLFKQVFKEDNGNGYVSYIGYYLNKNKKITAKKKISNIEFTKYVKGILEKQCDCEDEDVKYLLGKIEQENFLLKQISSINSVIPHQIHLFELDKILENLAKNYPSFNNKKEEFTKIEKIRKTFTFRIPYYVGPLNDYHKNNGGNAWIFRNKGEKIRPWNFEKIVDLHKSEEEFIKRMLNQCTYLPEETVLPKSSILYSEYMVLNELNNLRINGKPLDTDVKLKLIEELFKKKTKVTLKSIRDYMVRNNFADKEDFDNSEKNLEIASNMKSYIDFNNILEDKFDVEMVEDLIEKITIHTGNKKLLKKYIEETYPDLSSSQIQKIINLKYKDWGRLSRKLLDGIKGTKKETEKTDTVINFLRNSSDNLMQIIGSQNYSFNEYIDKLRKKYIPQEISYEVVENLYVSPSVKKMIWQVIRVTEEITKVMGYDPDKIFIEMAKSEEEKKTTISRKNKLLDLYKAIKKDERDSQYEKLLTGLNKLDDSDLRSRKLYLYYTQMGRDMYTGEKIDLDKLFDSTHYDKDHIIPQSMKKDDSIINNLVLVNKNANQTTKGNIYPVPSSIRNNPKIYNYWKYLMEKEFISKEKYNRLIRNTPLTNEELGGFINRQLVETRQSTKAIKELFEKFYQKSKIIPVKASLASDLRKDMNTLKSREVNDLHHAHDAFLNIVAGDVWNREFTSNPINYVKENREGDKVKYSLSKDFTRPRKSKGKVIWTPEKGRKLIVDTLNKPSVLISNESHVKKGELFNATIAGKKDYKKGKIYLPLKKDDRLQDVSKYGGYKAINGAFFFLVEHTKSKKRIRSIELFPLHLLSKFYEDKNTVLDYAINVLQLQDPKIIIDKINYRTEIIIDNFSYLISTKSNDGSITVKPNEQMYWRVDEISNLKKIENKYKKDAILTEEDRKIMESYIDKIYQQFKAGKYKNRRTTDTIIEKYEIIDLDTLDNKQLYQLLVAFISLSYKTSNNAVDFTVIGLGTECGKPRITNLPDNTYLVYKSITGIYEKRIRIK
- the cas1 gene encoding type II CRISPR-associated endonuclease Cas1 yields the protein MGWRTVLISGRAKLDLKLNNLVIRKEEIVKIHIPEIAVLIIDSTMVSFTTALIEKLIAEKVKIIFCGKDHNTIGEIVNYYNKHNSPLMIRKQISWQNNSKQKTWREITKEKINRQALLLKFIGNENANLLLEYKSQVQDGDVSNREGHAAKVYFNSLFGKDFSRSQDNPTNAMLNFGYSILLSIFTREITSSGYLTQLGIFHENQFNYYNLSSDLMEPLRPMIDNIVYFYEPEKFDKEEKIATLKIMDEEVFIGKTRYTLLNAVNEYCKSVFLALEKGEEQLIKFIDYEL
- the cas2 gene encoding CRISPR-associated endonuclease Cas2; protein product: MRTIVFFDLPTISLDDKKRYRAFRKFLLSEGFMMLQESVYCKLSLNQTNANTLKDRIEKNKPSMGIVQILTITEKQFQSMEYIVGENKSSMLDTDEGLIIL
- the csn2 gene encoding type II-A CRISPR-associated protein Csn2, producing the protein MNIKYDLLNEPFFIDYGDICNITIENKLEYRKIIENIYNQETIELYDDDELITKHKVIENSAILDFDDKKITTKIIKDLMEIISDEKHYEQKINLNSSIVNFINDITLDYPYMLEIGDEINFESLLKVVPIKPSVDYTDFLDKFVSFLDIYQNVLKIDVFYTINLLQYFTEEELKELSDYIKIKNICIINYDNILVDSNYISKKLLFDNDLCRVL
- a CDS encoding PDDEXK nuclease domain-containing protein, whose translation is MNNKNDIDRVHDDVFNSIKILMDKARNEVFREVNNILVQTYWEIGRIIVEDEQGHSERAEYGRELINDLSRQLTKEYGKGFSKSNLFNMRNLYLSYPIFQTLSGKLTWSHYCELLFISDEKKRSFYEKESINANWSVRELKRQIKTSLFERLLLSSGEENKEKVLDLALKGNEINKPADLVKDPYVFEFLGLPEEKPMMESDLEKALIDHIEKFLLELGKGFMYVGSQQRVTLGNTHYYVDMVFYNKILRSYVLIELKTTKLMPEAVGQINMYLNYYKSEVNDEMDNEPIGIILCTDKDGVQAEYALGNLSNKIFASKYTLYIPNREELEEQVEKVIEKYKEK
- the thiH gene encoding 2-iminoacetate synthase ThiH, with the translated sequence MEDFKYFNNMQDIHSDIYDKLSEKLNEVKSVTVTADDVRRTLGKIKNNEALDHFDYYNMLSDCAIDFIEELGDIAQKLRLQYFGNNVYLFSPLYIANYCENSCKYCGFRAKSDIVRAKLTMDEIESEMKQMRREKIEDVLILTGESQKYSSVDYICDAVKLAKKYFRVVGVEVYPTNVEDYKKLHEAGCDFITAFQETYNPTNYKFYHPTGHKSCFPYRLDTQERAIMGGIRGVGFGALFGLSNGIEDCFCLGMHANLLQKKYPHAEISISFPRIRPTKNEEDLNIKEVPETKLMQFIIATRIFLPFAQITISTRESNEFRNLSLLMGATKISASVDTGIGRRNDEKDKGDEQFLINDTRTVDQVERDLAKYNLYPVYSDYIDV
- a CDS encoding thiazole synthase yields the protein MEDKLILGGKSFDSRFILGSGKYDPNLIKACVESAGCEMITVALRRANTDDTKNILNFIPENVTIIPNTSGARNADEAIRIARLAREMGCGNFVKIEIMRDSKYLLPDNVETLKATKVLADEGFVVMPYMYPDLNFARDLKEAGASCIMPLGSPIGSNKGLATRDFIQIIINEIDLPVIVDAGIGKPSQACEAMEMGASAIMANTAIATSGDINKMAEAFALAIKAGRLAHIAKPGRVLETGADPSSPLRDFFK
- the thiF gene encoding sulfur carrier protein ThiS adenylyltransferase ThiF: MENIFKRQIPEHTHIFRKSKILILGCGGLGTNLCFMLAKSGIGTIKIVDYDKVEYSNLNRQIYRPTDVGKYKVDAFKEICDDFLPFANISVENIKIAEDNIDEMTEGYDIVLEALDDEYAKSLVLEHFIGTDKKLISVSGIGGVKKLDMKIKKMNNIVVCGDFETKTDIGLYYPNVMMAASTQAIIALNWLLEENNGR
- the thiS gene encoding sulfur carrier protein ThiS, which translates into the protein MITVNSVKYPFEENSSLRKVLEDLNFNVELTVCEVNKNLVKKVDYDNFIVTDNDEIEVFSFVGGG
- a CDS encoding glutathione S-transferase family protein, yielding MKLYYAPGTCAVACWIALEWAGADYEVEKVQLGTDEYRKINPLGAVPALDIGEGIVRGELAAILRYVLHKYPEKDLGADESPEDKFQFDEIMAFMTGDFHPAFEALFVPAGLTTSTDEAEIDKIKQKSFETIDKMMTHLDRLIGDGDHVYKNKKTVLDAYVYVLTRWSELTPKSWKEYPNINRVSEKIEKDKTVQEIMKKSQE